A DNA window from Setaria viridis chromosome 2, Setaria_viridis_v4.0, whole genome shotgun sequence contains the following coding sequences:
- the LOC117845330 gene encoding pentatricopeptide repeat-containing protein At4g02750: MLPSRHLRAAARQRSPRPPAGAGDASFSAKPNAEVIQRNKAITAHMRAGRVPDAERLFAAMPRRSTSTYNAMLAGYAANGRLPLALSFFRSIPRPDTFSYNTLLHALAVSSSLADARSLFEEMPVKDSVSYNVMISSHANHGLVSLARHYFDLAPEKDAVSWNGMLAAYVRNGRIQEARGLFNSRTEWDAISWNALMAGYVQWGKMAEAQEMFNRMPQRDVVSWNIMVSGYARRGDMMEARRLFDAAPVRDVFTWTAVVSGYAQNGMLEEARRVFDAMPEKNAVSWNAMMAAFVQRKMMDEAKELFDAMPCRNVASWNTMLTGYAQAGMLEEARAIFDMMPQKDAVSWAAMLAAYSQGGFSEETLQLFKEMGRCGEWVNRSAFACVLSTCADIAALECGMQLHSRLIKAGYGVGCFVGNALLAMYFKCGNMEEAHNAFEEMEERDVVSWNTMIAGYARHGFGKEALEFFDTMRKTSTKPDDITLVGVLAACSHSGLVEKGISYFYSMHHNFGVTAKPEHYTCMIDLLGRAGRLDEAVNLMKDMPFEPDSTMWGALLGASRIHRNSELGRSAAEKIFELEPENAGMYVLLSNIYASSGKWRDVDKMRLMMYERGVKKVPGFSWIEVQNKVHTFSVGDCVHSEKEDIYDFLEDLDMRMKKAGYVSATDMVLHDVEEEEKEHMLKYHSEKLAVAYGILKIPPGRPIRVIKNLRVCEDCHTAFKYISAIEGRLIILRDSNRFHHFRDGSCSCGDYW, from the exons ATGCTCCCTTCGCGCCatctccgcgccgccgcgcggcagcggagcccccggcccccggccggcgccggcgacgcctcATTCTCCGCCAAGCCCAACGCGGAGGTGATCCAGCGGAACAAGGCTATCACCGCCCACATGCGCGCGGGCCGCGTCCCGGACGCCGAGCGCCTCTTCGCCGCGATGCCACGCCGCTCCACCTCTACCTACAATGCCATGCTCGCCGGGTATGCCGCCAACGGCCGCCTCCCGCTGGCTCTCTCCTTCTTCCGCTCTATCCCGCGGCCCGACACCTTCTCCTACAACACGCTCCTCCACGCGCTGGCGGTCTCCTCATCCCTGGCCGACGCGCGGAGCCTGTTCGAAGAAATGCCCGTAAAGGACTCCGTGTCCTACAACGTCATGATCTCGTCTCACGCCAACCATGGGCTTGTCTCGCTCGCGCGGCACTACTTTGATCTCGCACCAGAGAAGGATGCTGTTTCGTGGAATGGCATGCTTGCTGCGTATGTGCGGAATGGACGAATTCAAGAAGCAAGGGGGCTGTTTAATTCGAGGACAGAGTGGGATGCAATTTCTTGGAACGCTTTGATGGCTGGGTATGTGCAGTGGGGTAAGATGGCTGAAGCGCAGGAGATGTTTAATAGAATGCCGCAGAGAGATGTTGTGTCTTGGAACATTATGGTATCTGGGTATGCAAGGAGAGGGGATATGATGGAGGCGAGAAGGTTGTTTGATGCAGCTCCGGTTAGGGACGTCTTCACATGGACAGCAGTTGTGTCTGGGTATGCACAAAATGGGATGCTCGAAGAGGCCAGGAGAGTGTTTGATGCCATGCCAGAGAAGAATGCTGTATCATGGAATGCAATGATGGCAGCATTTGTTCAGCGGAAGATGATGGATGAGGCGAAGGAGTTGTTTGATGCAATGCCCTGCAGGAACGTAGCTTCATGGAACACAATGCTGACTGGATATGCTCAGGCTGGGATGTTGGAGGAGGCGAGGGCAATTTTTGACATGATGCCACAGAAGGACGCAGTCTCGTGGGCTGCAATGCTGGCTGCATATTCTCAAGGTGGTTTCAGTGAGGAAACCCTGCAGTTGTTCAAAGAGATGGGGCGTTGTGGTGAGTGGGTGAATAGGTCAGCATTTGCTTGTGTTTTGAGCACATGTGCTGACATTGCTGCACTTGAGTGTGGAATGCAACTTCATAGCAGGTTGATTAAGGCTGGTTATGGTGTGGGCTGCTTTGTGGGGAATGCACTCCTAGCTATGTACTTCAAATGTGGAAATATGGAGGAAGCTCACAATGCATttgaggagatggaggagagggATGTTGTTTCATGGAATACTATGATTGCAGGCTATGCACGGCATGGTTTTGGCAAGGAAGCACTTGAGTTTTTTGATACAATGAGGAAGACCTCTACAAAGCCAGATGATATTACTTTG GTTGGAGTACTTGCAGCATGTAGTCATTCTGGTTTGGTTGAGAAAGGCATTTCATACTTCTATTCGATGCACCACAATTTTGGTGTGACAGCAAAACCTGAACACTACACTTGTATGATAGACCTTCTTGGACGGGCTGGAAGATTGGATGAAGCGGTTAATCTTATGAAGGACATGCCTTTTGAGCCTGACTCTACCATGTGGGGTGCGTTACTTGGTGCTAGTAGGATCCACCGCAATTCTGAACTAGGCAGGAGTGCAGCTGAGAAAATATTTGAGTTGGAACCTGAAAATGCTGGCATGTATGTCTTGCTATCAAATATATATGCATCCTCTGGCAAATGGCGTGATGTGGATAAAATGAGACTTATGATGTATGAGCGTGGTGTGAAGAAGGTTCCAGGATTCAGTTGGATTGAAGTGCAGAACAAAGTCCACACTTTCTCAGTGGGTGATTGTGTACATTCTGAGAAGGAAGACATATATGATTTCCTGGAAGACCTTGACATGAGGATGAAAAAAGCAGGCTATGTATCTGCTACAGATATGGTTTTGCATgatgtggaggaggaagagaaggagcacATGCTCAAGTATCACAGTGAGAAGCTTGCTGTTGCTTATGGTATTCTTAAGATTCCTCCTGGGAGGCCCATCAGGGTGATAAAAAACCTGAGAGTATGCGAAGACTGCCATACTGCTTTCAAGTATATATCTGCTATTGAGGGCAGGCTGATCATATTGCGGGATTCTAACCGTTTTCACCATTTTAGAGATGGTTCATGTTCATGTGGTGATTACTGGTAA
- the LOC117842544 gene encoding uncharacterized protein, which translates to MAATRLLLLAFLLLLLQAIAAASSDAAHLLAARSVLRDPTGALAGWGAGSGRGLPCRWARVSCANNSAAAVAGLDLSKLSLGDGFPAALCSLRSLEHLDLSANEFVGPLPACLAALPVLAHLNLAGNSFSGEVPPEWGAGFRSLLVLNLVQNLLSGEFPAFLANLTGLQEFSLAYNLFSPSPLPMKIGDLADLRVLFVANCSLNGTIPASIGKLKNLVNLDLSRNSIHGEIPRSIGNLSSLEQIELFANQLSGSIPVGFGGLKRLHSLDFSMNGLTGDIPEDMFAAPSLASVHMYQNNLSGHLPATLGTAQSLYDLRIFANQLSGPLPPEFGKNCPLMFLDTSDNGLSGPIPATLCASGKLKQLMLLDNEFEGAIPVELGQCRTLIRVRLSSNRLSGPVPLEFWGLPGVYLLELSGNALSGTVDPAIAGAKNLSKLLLQDNRFTGALPAKLGTLTNLQEFKASNNCFSGSLPPSLANLSLLDNLDLSHNSFSGEIPRDFGKLKQLSQLYLSDNHLSGDVPSELGDIIGMNTLDLSNNELSGQLPVQLQNLKLTHFNISYNKLSGTLPVLFNGLQYQESFLGNPGLCHGFCQSNGDPDAKGHNTIKLIVYIFIAAAIILLIGLAWFGYKCRLHKINASELDDGKSSWVLTSYHRVDFSERDIVNSLDESNVIGQGGAGKVYKAVVGPEGEAMAVKKLWPVGVASKRIDSFEAEVATLSKVRHRNIVKLACSITNTVCRLLVYEYMPNGSLGDMLHSAKRSILDWPMRYKIAVNAAEGLSYLHHDCEPPIVHRDVKSNNILLDAEYGAKVADFGVAKTIGDGPATMSVIAGSCGYIAPEYAYSLHVTEKSDIYSFGVVILELVTGMKPMAPEIGEMDLVTWVSANIAQNGLESVLDHTLSEAEQFKDEMCKVLKIALLCVLNIPKSRPPMRAVVKMLLEVKEENKPMLKLAPLSI; encoded by the exons ATGGCTGccacccgcctcctcctcctcgcgttCCTGCTTCTCCTGCTCCAGGCCATtgcggcggcctcctccgacgccgccCACCTCCTCGCCGCGAGGTCCGTGCTCCGCGACCCCACCGGCGCGCTCGCCGGCTGGGGCGCCGGCTCTGGCCGCGGCTTGCCGTGCCGCTGGGCGCGCGTTTCCTGCGCCAACaactccgccgcggccgtcgccgggCTCGACCTCTCCAAACTCTCCCTCGGCGACGGCTTCCCGGCCGCGCTCTGCTCCTTGCGCTCCCTGGAGCACCTCGACCTCTCCGCGAACGAGTTCGTGGGCCCGCTGCCGGCctgcctcgccgcgctcccggTGCTTGCGCACCTCAACCTCGCCGGGAACAGCTTCTCCGGCGAGGTTCCGCCGGAGTGGGGCGCCGGGTTCCGGTCGCTCCTCGTGCTGAACCTGGTCCAGAACCTTCTCTCCGGCGAGTTCCCGGCGTTCTTGGCCAACCTCACCGGCCTCCAGGAGTTCAGCCTCGCCTACAACCTGTTCTCGCCATCGCCATTGCCGATGAAGATTGGCGACCTCGCCGACCTCCGCGTGCTGTTCGTCGCCAACTGCTCCCTCAATGGTACCATCCCTGCTTCCATCGGAAAGTTAAAGAATCTTGTCAATTTGGACCTCTCAAGGAACAGCATCCACGGCGAGATTCCAAGAAGTATTGGGAATTTGAGTTCTCTGGAGCAGATCGAGCTCTTCGCGAACCAGCTCTCCGGGAGTATTCCGGTGGGGTTTGGAGGCCTCAAGAGGCTCCACTCACTGGACTTCTCCATGAACGGGCTCACTGGGGATATACCGGAGGACATGTTCGCGGCTCCGAGCCTTGCCAGTGTGCACATGTACCAGAACAATCTGTCCGGTCACTTGCCGGCGACGCTGGGGACGGCGCAAAGTCTGTACGACCTGAGGATTTTCGCCAACCAGCTTTCCGGGCCGTTGCCGCCGGAGTTTGGAAAGAATTGCCCCCTCATGTTCCTGGACACGTCGGACAACGGGCTGTCAGGTCCAATTCCGGCGACGCTTTGCGCTTCCGGGAAGCTAAAGCAACTCATGCTACTGGACAATGAGTTTGAAGGCGCCATTCCGGTGGAATTGGGGCAATGCCGCACACTGATCAGAGTGCGGCTGTCGAGCAATAGGCTGTCCGGTCCGGTGCCGCTGGAATTCTGGGGATTGCCGGGTGTCTACTTGCTGGAGCTTAGTGGCAACGCACTGTCGGGGACGGTTGACCCTGCCATTGCTGGTGCCAAGAATCTATCCAAGCTGCTCCTGCAGGACAACCGGTTCACTGGTGCTCTGCCTGCCAAGCTGGGTACACTGACCAATCTGCAAGAGTTCAAGGCTTCAAACAATTGCTTCTCCGGGTCACTGCCGCCGTCGCTCGCCAACCTTTCCTTACTTGACAATCTTGATCTGAGCCACAATTCTTTCTCTGGAGAGATCCCAAGGGATTTTGGTAAGTTGAAGCAATTGTCACAGCTGTACCTTTCGGATAACCACCTCAGTGGGGACGTCCCTTCAGAGCTTGGGGACATTATTGGGATGAATACGCTTGATTTGTCGAACAATGAGCTTTCCGGTCAGCTGCCTGTGCAGCTGCAGAATCTCAAGCTGACTCATTTCAACATATCCTATAACAAGCTCTCAGGGACTTTACCCGTTCTCTTCAACGGATTACAGTACCAAGAAAGCTTCTTGGGTAACCCTGGCCTGTGCCATGGGTTCTGTCAGAGCAATGGGGATCCTGATGCCAAAGGACACAACACTATCAAATTGATTGTCTACATCTTCATTGCTGCTGCGATAATCCTACTCATTGGCCTTGCTTGGTTCGGTTACAAGTGCAGGTTGCACAAGATCAATGCTTCTGAATTGGATGATGGAAAGTCCAGCTGGGTGCTCACATCCTACCACAGGGTGGATTTCAGTGAGAGGGACATTGTGAATAGCCTTGACGAGAGCAATGTGATTGGCCAGGGTGGTGCAGGCAAGGTGTACAAGGCTGTTGTCGGGCCTGAGGGCGAAGCCATGGCTGTCAAGAAACTCTGGCCTGTCGGTGTGGCAAGCAAAAGGATAGACTCATTTGAGGCTGAGGTTGCCACACTAAGCAAAGTTCGGCACAGGAACATTGTAAAGCTTGCCTGTAGCATCACAAACACAGTCTGCAGGTTGCTTGTATACGAGTACATGCCAAATGGTAGCCTGGGGGATATGCTTCACAGTGCAAAACGCAGCATCTTGGATTGGCCGATGAGGTATAAGATTGCTGTTAACGCTGCTGAAGGACTCTCCTACTTGCACCATGACTGCGAGCCCCCAATTGTCCATCGAGATGTGAAGTCAAACAACATCTTGCTTGATGCGGAGTATGGTGCCAAGGTTGCAGATTTTGGTGTTGCAAAGACTATTGGGGATGGTCCGGCCACCATGTCAGTCATCGCAGGATCGTGTGGGTACATCGCACCTG AGTATGCTTACAGTCTCCATGTGACTGAAAAGAGTGACATATATAGCTTTGGTGTGGTGATTTTGGAGCTTGTCACCGGTATGAAGCCGATGGCACCAGAGATTGGCGAGATGGACCTTGTGACGTGGGTGTCTGCCAATATTGCGCAGAACGGGCTGGAGTCTGTGCTCGATCACACTCTCTCTGAGGCGGAGCAGTTCAAGGATGAGATGTGCAAGGTTCTCAAGATTGCACTACTCTGCGTCTTGAACATTCCAAAAAGCCGTCCACCAATGAGGGCCGTGGTGAAGATGCTGCTGGAGGTCAAGGAAGAGAACAAGCCGATGCTGAAGTTGGCACCTCTGTCCATCTGA
- the LOC117845332 gene encoding ras-related protein RABA1f yields the protein MAYRAEDDYDYLFKVVLIGDSGVGKSNLLSRFTRNEFSLESKSTIGVEFATRSIRVDDKVVKAQIWDTAGQERYRAITSAYYRGAVGALVVYDVTRHVTFENVERWLKELRDHTDANIVIMLVGNKADLRHLRAVSVEDAKGFAERESTFFMETSALESMNVESAFTEVLTQIYRVVSKKALDIGDDPAAPPRGQTINVGGKDDVSAVKKSGCCSS from the exons ATGGCGTACAGGGCGGAGGACGACTACGACTACCTCTTCAAGGTCGTGCTCATCGGCGACTCCGGGGTCGGCAAATCCAacctgctctcgcggttcacGCGCAACGAGTTCAGCCTCGAGTCGAAGTCCACCATCGGGGTCGAGTTCGCCACCAGGAGCATCAGGGTCGACGACAAGGTCGTCAAGGCCCAGATCTGGGACACCGCCGGGCAGGAGAG GTATCGGGCAATTACAAGTGCATACTATAGAGGGGCTGTTGGCGCACTGGTCGTGTACGATGTGACACGCCATGTGACCTTTGAGAATGTGGAGAGGTGGTTGAAGGAGCTCCGGGATCACACAGATGCAAACATTGTCATcatgcttgtcggcaacaaggCTGATCTGCGACACCTTAGGGCTGTATCTGTGGAGGATGCCAAGGGCTTTGCTGAGAGGGAAAGTACCTTCTTCATGGAAACTTCCGCACTGGAGTCCATGAACGTCGAGAGCGCCTTCACCGAGGTCCTAACTCAGATCTATCGTGTGGTCAGCAAGAAGGCCCTCGACATTGGCGATGACCCTGCAGCTCCACCAAGAGGACAAACCATCAATGTTGGAGGCAAGGATGATGTCTCTGCTGTGAAGAAGTCAGGGTGTTGTTCATCCTAA
- the LOC117845331 gene encoding uncharacterized protein — protein MMLGKSSMDLVLVPCALAVMVGYHLLLLYRIFRRPHTTVIGYENHNKLAWVQRMARTAEPEEVALALSVISDGISASITLASLCIALASLIGAWVSSGAGGASEAPAAKYAWLLACFLASFTCFVQSAGCYVHASFLISALGSDAPASHLPRAVLRGGGFWAAGLRTLYLATALLVWVVFGPAAMLACSALTVAVLYLLDGNSMPPHRHQFLTTAGPSCSPS, from the coding sequence ATGATGCTTGGCAAGAGCTCCATGGACTTGGTTCTTGTCCCCTGTGCGCTGGCGGTCATGGTCGGctaccacctcctcctcctctatcgCATCTTCCGGCGCCCCCACACCACGGTGATCGGCTACGAGAACCACAACAAGCTCGCCTGGGTCCAGCGCATGGCGCGGAcggcggagccggaggaggtcgCGCTGGCGCTGAGCGTGATCTCCGACGGCATCTCGGCGTCGATCACGCTGGCGTCGCTGTGCATCGCGCTGGCCTCGCTCATCGGCGCGTGGGtgagcagcggcgccggcggcgcgagcgaggcgccggcggcgaagtACGCCTGGCTCCTGGCTTGCTTCCTGGCGTCCTTCACCTGCTTCGTCCAGTCCGCGGGGTGCTACGTGCACGCCAGCTTCCTAATCAGCGCGCTGGGCTCCGACGCGCCGGCGAGCCACCTGCCGCGCGCGGTGCTCCGGGGCGGCGGCTTCTGGGCCGCGGGGCTCCGGACGCTCTACCTCGCCACGGCGCTGCTCGTGTGGGTCGTCTTCGGGCCGGCGGCCATGCTCGCCTGCTCCGCGCTCACCGTCGCCGTGCTTTACCTGCTGGACGGCAACTCCATGCCGCCGCACCGCCACCAGTTCTTGACAACGGCGGGCCCATCGTGTTCTCCCAGTTGA